Part of the Elgaria multicarinata webbii isolate HBS135686 ecotype San Diego chromosome 5, rElgMul1.1.pri, whole genome shotgun sequence genome, ATTATATTCAGTTCACTTTGGAAACTAAATGCAGACTTGTGCCTGAAAGTAAGCCCCCACTGAACACTGTGGAACttaacctatgcatgtttatgaagaagtttcacttttatttttctaaaggACACATAGATGTTACCGAATGATGTGTATTTAATAAAAATTAAGAGCActcaaataatattttattactgaatacaaaaatactgtatGTAAAAATAATAAGTTAGTTTATTTTACAATACTTTACACTATGTTGTTGTAGGACTTCTCATGTTGGATtgttcttatatatatattaatattagATTTACATGACTTTATAATTTTGCACAAAGCATCTCCAACAGCATGTCATCCATATTCACTGTTCCAATGATGGGCCTAAAGAAAAGTTCTGCAATAACATTGCCATTAATGGATCTGAGCATGGACAGAGCCACATTTAGTTTGGCAAATCTGGCCTGGTCCCCTCTGTGAATCAGTCTGACATGTTCATTTAGGGCTTGCTGTGCTTCTTGCTGCAGTCCCTGGATGTACTGTACGCAGTGAAGTCCTGGCAGATCTAGAAAAGTGGGAGGAAAATATCAAAACTAAGTTAGCTCTTTATATTATAGATAAAAAGATATGATAAACAGTTGAAAATGACTTCTTACATTGTGCCAAATTATAAAGATTAAACAGGAGTAAAAGTGCCTTCACTGAACTTTTAATAGTAAGATGAGTTACCTAAAGTGTCTTTGTGCCAATATATTAATATAAACATGTAAAGCTGTTTGAAATCATTTTCAAGTGTACAGTTCAGCTCCATTAAAATCAGTgacaacccccacccctgatttcacTGATTTCAGGGAATGGTGAGCTACACTGCCACATCtaacaaaatggaaaggaaataaCAATTTTTGTAAAACTTATTATCTTTTCTagcatggacacatttaaacTTAAAATAGACCAATTGAGTTTATTTTTAGCAATAAAAATGAGCAAAGCACCATAGGTAGCATACAAAaatagggaggggagaaagagtgaGAGGGTTTGGTAACAACTTGTTGACTGCCAATGTCATTCATGTTAAAATATGCACTCCTGGCAACTATAGTGTCATAGCTCCCCAAcgcaaacaaaaaaaacaccaaattaaCACACCGTGCTTACATTTCTAGCAAGAGGGAACTGTAATAGACCTGTGGCAAGGGATTCTTCCTACATTTACTTATATGTGTATTATGAATTTGTCTATGTTATATATACATGTAAATATTTTATAATAGGTTCTGACTAATAATAGAAAATTTTGAGATGATAGTTTAACTCATTTGAAAATTCATGTAGATTATACACTAATTGGCTGcattatttttctctttattcTTATTACGTAGTAGCATTATTTATTCTGTGCTAATAATCTATAAGGTTGATATCCCACTAGGTGTGGTGGTTGAATTCTCAAAGTTGCCATTTTTCAtggaaatacattttgaaaatgtgtcaAAATTAGGTACTTGACGAAATCTGTTTGCAAGTTAGTACAATCCCTAAATGTGAATATTTGTatttaatacaaaataaaatggaattattCCTCTAGCCTTAAGCACCACACACAGTACATGATCAAAGTTTAAGGCATTTCTAGATGATAACCAAAACTTCTTTCATATCACAGATTTAAAACCCCCAGTAAAATTTCAAGTGTCAAGCTAGTAAGAACAAGCATCGTATCAGAATGTGGCTTTGACGTGTTTGAGAGCCCTATaatttaaaatgttgaaatatgATGAAATGAAGGTATTCTTAGCTTTGTATCCCAGTCCTATATAGGTTTACCAACAAATAAGTTCCGATGATTGTAAATATGACTATTATTGTGGTCTTAAACTGactgcatttttctttaaaaatatggatACTGTTCAATCTAAACAACTAAAAACTAAAGTGAGCCTGGAAACTATGTTTTAATTCATCTTTTACAAAAGCTGTGCTGAATATGTTTTATTGGACTTCTCTTAACTCTTTTGGAATATTTCCTAGCTCATGTTTTCTGCCAGAGTAAATCTTCCTGAGCAAAGCAGGTGGAGAGTTTTAACGCTTTCCCCATACTTTTCAAGTCTGCATGTAACTCCCAGTGTTTCTGGGAGTTACACCAAAGAATACAATACCACAAGCCTTCTTTTGGACTATTTTTTTTAAGACTCCTTAGTCCTCATTGCCACTAaatccctttctctcttcctcataTGAAACCGAGAGGAAGACGGTTTTCAGTTTCAGCACTTACTTTCTTACCTTCAGAAGTACTTATCTGAGGAGCCTGCAGTTACCAGTCCAACCCCTTCTATGGTTATGCCCACACCCTTTCTAACACAACATAATATTGACAGCTACCTGGCAGACCTCAACAGGTTAGAAAATCCAACAGGTGATGGCGAAAAGGGGAAAGCTGGACTTGTCTCATTTCTGCCCCAAATACAGAGGAACcctgggagaaaaaagaaaggggggagcccTAGCccacatcccaccccacccagcgCAGACCCCAACGCTTCCTCCTCCTTCGCCGAGAACGTGCCCTTGGCTTACCCGGATTGAAAAGCACCGTCCCCTTGAGATAGGCGTACTCTTTGGTGCTGATATCCAAGCTCCAGCATTTGGACAGGAAGCCTTTGATGGCTTGGATCTCTCCCGCAGACGGTAGCTTCGGGCTGCTTCCGCCGCTGCTTCCGCAGGTCTGCTCCAGCTGCTCTTGGCtcttgtgcagcagcagcagttgtcgctgctgctgctgctgctgctgctgctgcttctcgtcgtcctcctcctcgcaCCGCTTGTTGGTCAATATCCTGTGCAGCATGCTGAGCTCCGTGGTCTCCACCGTCTCAAAGTGCACGCGGTCCTGGGCCAGCCCCAGCACGAGCAGGGGAGCCCAGCAGCTGCGCACCAGCACCAGCTGCTCGTCCAGGGGCAGCTCCTGGAAGCAGGGCACGTTCTTGACGAAGCGCAGCGTCTTCACCAGCACGGCCGAAGCCGCCTTGCACGCCACCTGCGGGCTCTTCAGAGCCACCCGCCTCTGCGCGCCGCACGAGCAGCCGAGCCCCAGCGTGTGTCCCGTCTGCCGCGGTTGAGGCGCCGGCTGGCCGCTGACCACTTGCTGCTGCTCCTCGCTCTTCAGGATGTTGTAGAGGATGCTGCTCTGCCTTCGGTTGTCCGTGCAGCAGCGGCATCTGTCCACGCATGCCATGGCTCCAAGGGGAGGCAGCTGCAGGCGCTGAAGGAGAAACAGCGGGAAACCCTCGTTCCTTCCACCCCTTCAGCGAAGCTCAATGCTCGCTCGCCCGCCGCTTGGCCCTTAACTTTTATTTATAGCGCGCGTGCAGCCGCGCTCTCGAGCGCTCGAGTTCAAAGGCGCAGACGCTCGTTACTGGCTGAGGGAAAAGGACAGGGcgaaaggggaaggaggaggaggaaagccccCAACAACTccaccttctcccctcccctcccctcccctcttcctggcTACATAGAAAAGGAAAGCCTATGAGGTGCCTGCCTTTGTGCTCGGCTTGCAAATGTGTCCCCTGCCTTCTCTGAGGCAAAGTATTTACAGACAGCATTCCATTACGTCCTCCCCACACCACGCCAACACACGCATACGCGCACACCCAGCCTTCGGCTTTCGTTAAACTAGCTTCTAGACTAGGGAAAATAATGCCAATATTTATATTTTGCCGCCCCACATTTTCTTTTTCGATTGGAGTCTTGGAGGGAGCCGGGTGCCTCTTTCTAAAAGCCAAACGCAGATCAAAGTTCACGGAATTAAATTGCCCTCAAGCAGAGCCTCTCAATGACCTGGGTTTTATGAGGACTCATCAGGTGTAGATTTTCTTGTTAAAACTGAAGTATGCGGAACATAGCTTTAATGCACGACTTTTGGAAAGGGCATTCTTAAAACCAAGTTTTATAGATATTTCagtgtgttgttattattattattattattattattattattattattaaaagcctTTGTCTTGATGGTAACATCATTGGAGATTAAAAAGTGGATACCTGACAAATCATTGTTTTCTCCCTTGattgttaaatatttattatgtttttgctTTCATGCTGCATATGCAGGCAAATACCTTATGTTCAAATGTATTAGTAAGTAAAGGAATCCAGTGGTGGCACTGAATAGTTTTCATTTATGCCAGATTCCGTATATCTGTGTCTGCATTGTTAGTTGTACACTTTAGCATTATTAATAGTTTTATTGTGTATTATCTTGTGTATTATCtataaataagtttaaaaagaagcaggtaagaaattacCTAACAAGGCCATACTGCAAAAGATATGCAAAAGAGCAGTGCAACCCATGAAACAGCTAAGCCACACAATATTTAGACTGATGCCAGTTTAGTTCCATCAAAAACAAGAGGAACAATATGAGTGAAATTAAAGTTGAATTAGTTTCTCAATCAGGCTGACTATAGGATAATGGAAGAGGTGAAGAAGGAGTGCCTTAATTTCCAACCAAATTTCACCCCACCTTTAAATTCTCTCTTGCTGTTGAGAGATAATTTCCTAAAACAACTTTAAAGTGGCTCTTGACTCCCCCCAAACTATTTCCCTTATCCAAGTCCTAAAGCCTTTTCCTAATCAACACTTCTAAGATCGTTACATTGATAGTTTCACCCAcctacccttctctctctccctctctctctctctctctcttatacatATCTCCCTTTTTCTTTAAACTGCTCAAAATTCTGCAGACCAGAAGTCTCACTTGGCAACTCTTTATCACAACACCTTACATTCACTCTACATATAGGCCTATGGGGGCGGGTGTTCCACTTTATTTTTTCATCTTTTATCTCTTTCCTGATCACTCCTCTCTTTAAATGCTCATCTATTTAATTTTGCTTACTTTCCCCTCTTACTTTCTCCTAGTCTATCTTTGGGCCTTCTGTTCAGCCCTGAAGGAAACCACACTTTTATCGTATTGCTTTTCCCTCATCCTTAATTCTTCAAGCACCATATTTTCTTCAAAGCCTTTTATAGCCTAACCAGTGCCACCTTTTTCTTTATTGTGAAATTATGGCTGGCTGCAATTCCAAGCATACTTACCTGGaatcaattccattaaaaaccaatGAAACTTCCATGTAACTGTGAAAACATGCACATGAAATGTGTGTATTCTAAATGTGCCTGGAACTAAAGAGTTACTGCGGGCCTCATGGCTCAATGAGACTGAATAGGAGTTCATGCTGAGGTACATAATGGAAGAACTCTGTGAAAATCTCCGTTGGAGTTCATCCTGGAGAGGATAGGGGTAAAGAGCTCTTTGGTT contains:
- the NR0B1 gene encoding nuclear receptor subfamily 0 group B member 1; the encoded protein is MACVDRCRCCTDNRRQSSILYNILKSEEQQQVVSGQPAPQPRQTGHTLGLGCSCGAQRRVALKSPQVACKAASAVLVKTLRFVKNVPCFQELPLDEQLVLVRSCWAPLLVLGLAQDRVHFETVETTELSMLHRILTNKRCEEEDDEKQQQQQQQQQRQLLLLHKSQEQLEQTCGSSGGSSPKLPSAGEIQAIKGFLSKCWSLDISTKEYAYLKGTVLFNPDLPGLHCVQYIQGLQQEAQQALNEHVRLIHRGDQARFAKLNVALSMLRSINGNVIAELFFRPIIGTVNMDDMLLEMLCAKL